In the Thermodesulfovibrio yellowstonii DSM 11347 genome, one interval contains:
- a CDS encoding inorganic phosphate transporter, whose product MVEVAVVASLLIAFGIGSNDASNALGICIGAGIIKLKRAIFLFGILVFLGILLQGQKVMKTVGKNIVDVNMSIVIVVLAISAILIIISNWRRLPLSTHQVIIGSLIGAAVASDSAVNIVSIIKIVVSWIISPFVAMGFSFLLYKTLEKTISKFPFFQIEKLLRAFLIFSGMLISYNTGANELATVLGPLMHSGIEINKILLFSIASVMVFSGAILLSHRVIETVGKGITTLDPYSGFAAQFGAGGCVLFFTFLGMPISTTYCIIGGISGVGLTKGISTVKFGLLKKIAINFAVTPSLAFLFGYLALKLIYS is encoded by the coding sequence ATGGTTGAAGTTGCTGTTGTAGCAAGTCTTCTTATCGCTTTTGGAATAGGCTCAAATGATGCATCAAATGCTCTTGGTATCTGTATAGGAGCAGGAATAATAAAACTAAAAAGAGCAATATTTTTATTTGGAATTCTTGTGTTTCTTGGCATTCTTCTGCAGGGGCAAAAAGTCATGAAGACAGTTGGTAAAAATATAGTTGATGTAAATATGTCAATTGTTATAGTAGTGCTCGCCATATCTGCCATATTAATAATAATTTCTAACTGGAGAAGACTTCCTCTATCTACTCATCAGGTTATTATAGGAAGTCTCATAGGTGCTGCTGTTGCATCTGATAGCGCAGTGAATATTGTATCTATCATAAAAATAGTAGTTTCTTGGATAATATCACCTTTTGTGGCAATGGGTTTTTCTTTTCTTTTATATAAAACTCTTGAAAAAACCATCTCAAAGTTCCCATTCTTTCAGATTGAAAAACTTTTAAGAGCATTCCTAATTTTTAGTGGCATGTTAATCTCTTATAACACTGGTGCCAATGAACTTGCCACCGTGCTCGGTCCTTTGATGCATTCAGGTATAGAAATTAATAAAATTCTTTTATTTTCAATTGCTTCAGTTATGGTTTTCTCTGGCGCTATTCTTCTAAGTCATAGAGTTATTGAAACTGTGGGAAAAGGAATCACTACATTAGACCCTTACTCTGGCTTTGCTGCTCAATTTGGAGCAGGTGGATGTGTTTTATTTTTTACTTTTCTTGGTATGCCTATATCAACAACTTACTGCATTATTGGGGGAATAAGCGGAGTTGGACTAACAAAGGGCATTAGTACAGTCAAATTTGGACTTTTGAAAAAAATTGCAATTAATTTTGCAGTTACTCCTTCTTTGGCTTTTTTATTTGGATATCTTGCTCTTAAATTAATTTATTCCTAA
- a CDS encoding hydrogenase iron-sulfur subunit — protein MNMAWEPRLIVIACHWCTYAGADLAGSLRYSYPPTVHIVRVPCSGRVEPEFIAEALKRGADGVFVGGCHFGDCHYKEGNYKAIRRFKLLKRVLTDLGVEPDRVQLEWISGSEGKKFAESMTAFDARIRELGPNPMKGGAQ, from the coding sequence ATTAATATGGCATGGGAGCCAAGACTCATTGTTATTGCCTGCCATTGGTGTACTTATGCAGGAGCAGACCTGGCAGGAAGCTTGCGTTATTCCTATCCGCCCACGGTGCATATAGTGAGAGTGCCCTGTAGCGGAAGAGTTGAACCTGAATTTATTGCAGAAGCCCTTAAAAGAGGAGCTGATGGAGTATTTGTTGGTGGATGCCACTTTGGTGATTGTCACTATAAAGAAGGTAATTACAAGGCAATAAGAAGATTTAAACTTCTAAAAAGAGTTCTTACTGACCTGGGAGTTGAGCCAGATAGAGTTCAGCTTGAATGGATTTCTGGAAGTGAAGGTAAAAAGTTTGCTGAGTCTATGACCGCTTTTGATGCCAGAATTAGAGAACTTGGACCAAATCCAATGAAAGGAGGGGCACAATGA
- a CDS encoding cyclic nucleotide-binding/CBS domain-containing protein: MNTKVKEIMNTKLETIKPEATVYDAIEKLVDKRMRSLIVIPKDEKDVYGVITVRDIVFKVVAQHLDPHKIKVEEIASKPVISIDKETELEHLIKLMEKFNIARVFVHEGKEIVGVVSLLDVMSASLIERARRG; the protein is encoded by the coding sequence ATGAATACTAAAGTAAAAGAAATAATGAATACCAAACTTGAAACAATAAAACCAGAGGCAACTGTTTATGACGCTATTGAAAAACTTGTTGACAAGAGAATGAGGTCTTTAATTGTAATCCCTAAAGATGAAAAAGATGTATATGGTGTAATAACAGTTAGAGATATTGTATTTAAAGTGGTTGCTCAACATTTAGACCCCCACAAAATTAAAGTAGAAGAAATAGCTTCTAAACCTGTTATCAGCATAGACAAGGAAACAGAACTGGAGCATCTTATTAAGCTTATGGAAAAATTTAATATTGCAAGAGTCTTTGTTCATGAAGGAAAAGAAATTGTAGGAGTTGTGTCTCTTCTGGATGTAATGAGTGCTTCTTTGATAGAAAGGGCAAGGAGAGGCTAA
- the secE gene encoding preprotein translocase subunit SecE, giving the protein MIARLKNFFNEVKIEAKKVNYPKKDEVIASTWVVIVTVVLISFFLGLIDLVLSRIISAFIG; this is encoded by the coding sequence ATGATAGCAAGGCTTAAAAATTTTTTTAATGAAGTAAAAATAGAAGCAAAAAAAGTTAACTATCCTAAAAAAGATGAAGTAATAGCTTCTACATGGGTAGTTATTGTTACAGTAGTTTTAATTTCATTTTTTCTCGGTTTAATAGACCTTGTACTATCAAGAATTATAAGTGCATTTATTGGGTGA
- a CDS encoding F420-non-reducing hydrogenase subunit G, with protein sequence MSKPKLAYYLAGGCGGCDIAVVDISEMLVDVALAVDIVFWAPTVADVKYKDLEAMPDGSIDVGLFTGNVRNSEHEHIAKVLRNKCKVLIAFGICAACGGIKGLVNLHTTDELLDKAYVNTFSTDNPNKELPQTTCVVDGKYELTLPTLMYARPLDEVVKVDYYIGGCPPHYEHVKAAFTALLSGQLPPPGSWITMGKAVCEVCDRNPVLKGKPKKLATEVKRTIDGAPSEDGCLLEEGYLCLGPVTQGDCGAKCPAANIPCRGCGGPIPGVKDYSLRAISAIASMLDNEELVDQIPDPVHLFYRYTLPSSFPYKRLKG encoded by the coding sequence ATGAGCAAACCTAAGCTTGCATATTATTTAGCCGGCGGCTGCGGAGGCTGTGATATAGCAGTAGTAGATATATCAGAAATGCTGGTAGATGTTGCCCTTGCCGTAGATATCGTATTTTGGGCACCGACAGTGGCGGATGTTAAATATAAAGACTTAGAAGCCATGCCAGATGGCTCAATTGATGTAGGACTTTTTACAGGAAATGTTAGAAACTCAGAGCATGAGCACATTGCAAAGGTTTTGAGAAATAAATGTAAAGTTTTAATAGCTTTTGGAATCTGCGCTGCATGTGGTGGTATAAAAGGACTTGTTAACTTGCATACAACAGATGAACTTCTTGACAAGGCTTATGTGAATACATTCAGCACTGACAATCCTAACAAGGAATTACCTCAAACAACCTGTGTTGTAGACGGGAAGTATGAGTTAACTCTTCCAACTTTGATGTATGCAAGACCTCTTGATGAAGTAGTCAAGGTTGACTACTATATTGGCGGCTGTCCACCTCATTATGAACACGTAAAAGCAGCATTCACAGCATTACTTTCTGGACAGCTTCCTCCTCCTGGTTCATGGATTACAATGGGTAAAGCTGTATGCGAAGTCTGTGATAGAAACCCTGTATTGAAAGGTAAACCAAAGAAACTGGCAACTGAAGTGAAAAGAACAATTGATGGCGCACCAAGTGAAGATGGTTGCCTTCTTGAGGAGGGATATCTCTGTTTAGGTCCTGTAACACAGGGAGACTGTGGAGCTAAATGCCCAGCAGCAAACATACCTTGTAGAGGTTGTGGTGGACCAATTCCTGGAGTTAAAGATTATAGCTTACGTGCAATCAGTGCTATTGCAAGTATGCTTGATAATGAAGAACTTGTTGACCAGATTCCTGACCCGGTTCATCTCTTTTACAGATACACGCTGCCAAGTTCTTTTCCTTATAAAAGATTAAAGGGCTAA
- the rplJ gene encoding 50S ribosomal protein L10, with product MERIEQYKLSYCTAVQERRYNLSTTKETKKKRVEELVERLSKSKSFILTNFQGLTVAEISELRQTMKDSGAEYKVCKNTLFRIALGDAAFKEQLESSLKGCTGVVFGYDDPVVTVKRAIEYSEKNEKFKLKQGVVEGKVYSPAELKEISKLPSKHVLLGMLVGGMSSPLSKMACALQAVNLKLLYALEALKNKKA from the coding sequence ATTGAACGGATTGAACAATATAAACTATCATATTGCACTGCTGTCCAAGAAAGGAGGTATAATCTGAGCACTACAAAAGAAACAAAGAAAAAAAGGGTTGAAGAGCTTGTTGAAAGGCTATCTAAGTCCAAGTCTTTTATTTTGACTAATTTTCAGGGGCTTACTGTAGCTGAAATTTCAGAGTTAAGACAAACAATGAAAGACTCTGGAGCAGAGTATAAGGTTTGTAAAAATACTCTTTTCAGGATAGCATTGGGAGATGCTGCTTTTAAAGAACAACTGGAAAGCTCTTTAAAAGGATGTACTGGTGTGGTTTTTGGTTATGATGACCCTGTTGTGACAGTTAAAAGGGCAATTGAGTATTCTGAAAAAAATGAAAAATTTAAATTAAAACAAGGTGTTGTTGAAGGCAAGGTTTATTCACCAGCAGAACTTAAAGAGATTTCAAAACTACCTTCAAAGCATGTTTTACTTGGAATGCTTGTTGGTGGCATGAGTTCTCCATTGTCAAAGATGGCATGTGCACTTCAGGCAGTAAATCTTAAACTTCTTTACGCATTAGAAGCATTAAAAAATAAAAAAGCTTAA
- a CDS encoding Ni/Fe hydrogenase subunit alpha produces the protein MKKIEINPMTRLEGHGKITIFLDEQGNVDNAFMQVVEFMGYEKFLIGMPIEEVPRTVSTICGVURGVHYTASVKAADAVYGVEPTPTAKKIRELFYNAHYVEDHTGILYALGFPDFVCGPTASPAERNLVGLVLKVGADVGKLVLKKRYSAVKIFELTSGRPSHPVAALPGGWSKRITEEERKEILACADDCIELAKLTLDVFDKVVLQNKEYMALVTGDVYKVVTNYIGTVDENDKVTYYDGTQKIVDTKGNELGRFKGIQYLDYIAERTLPWSYQKAPYLKKLGWNGLVDGDGTSIYSVGPLARFNVGSGFDTPLAQEAYEKMLAAFGGKPVHHTLAYHWTRAIELMHAAETVKKIASDESITDPNVRQELGTPVGEGVGIVEAARGVLIHHYKTDDKGIVTDANLIVATTHNKGPMNIAVKRAAQSFIKNGKVDEGILNLVEIAYRPYDLCFACSTHTLPGRIPVRIDIIDHHGELVKSLRNYELS, from the coding sequence ATGAAGAAAATTGAGATTAATCCGATGACAAGGCTTGAGGGCCATGGAAAAATAACAATCTTCCTTGATGAACAGGGAAATGTTGATAATGCATTTATGCAGGTTGTTGAATTCATGGGTTATGAAAAGTTTCTGATAGGAATGCCTATTGAAGAGGTTCCCCGAACTGTAAGCACCATATGCGGAGTTTGAAGGGGTGTGCATTATACAGCCTCAGTGAAGGCTGCCGATGCAGTTTACGGTGTAGAACCCACACCAACAGCTAAGAAAATTAGAGAACTTTTCTATAATGCTCATTATGTAGAAGACCATACAGGTATTCTTTATGCACTTGGTTTTCCAGATTTTGTATGTGGTCCCACTGCATCACCTGCTGAGAGAAATCTCGTAGGTCTTGTTCTTAAAGTCGGAGCAGATGTTGGAAAGCTTGTCCTAAAGAAAAGATATTCAGCAGTTAAAATTTTTGAACTAACCTCTGGGAGGCCAAGTCATCCAGTTGCTGCATTGCCAGGTGGATGGTCAAAGAGAATTACAGAGGAAGAAAGAAAAGAAATTCTTGCCTGTGCTGATGACTGCATAGAGCTTGCAAAATTAACCTTAGATGTTTTTGATAAAGTTGTATTACAGAACAAAGAATACATGGCTCTTGTAACTGGAGATGTATACAAAGTAGTAACAAATTATATAGGAACAGTTGATGAGAATGATAAGGTTACATATTACGATGGAACACAGAAAATTGTTGATACAAAAGGAAATGAATTAGGCAGATTCAAGGGAATCCAGTATTTAGATTATATTGCTGAAAGAACATTACCATGGAGCTATCAGAAAGCACCCTATTTAAAGAAGCTTGGTTGGAATGGTCTTGTTGATGGTGATGGCACAAGCATTTATAGCGTAGGACCACTTGCAAGATTTAATGTGGGAAGCGGATTTGATACACCCCTTGCACAGGAAGCCTATGAAAAGATGCTTGCAGCTTTTGGTGGAAAACCAGTTCACCACACATTGGCATATCATTGGACAAGAGCAATAGAGTTAATGCATGCTGCAGAAACAGTTAAGAAGATTGCTTCCGATGAAAGCATTACAGACCCTAACGTTCGTCAGGAACTTGGCACTCCAGTTGGTGAAGGTGTAGGAATTGTTGAAGCTGCGAGAGGTGTACTGATTCATCATTATAAAACCGATGATAAAGGTATTGTTACAGATGCTAATCTCATTGTTGCAACAACTCACAATAAAGGTCCAATGAACATAGCAGTAAAGAGAGCAGCACAGAGTTTCATTAAGAATGGAAAGGTGGATGAGGGAATTCTTAATCTTGTTGAAATTGCCTATCGTCCATATGACCTATGCTTTGCATGTTCAACTCATACATTACCTGGAAGAATTCCTGTGAGGATTGATATAATAGACCATCATGGCGAACTTGTAAAAAGCCTCAGAAACTACGAATTATCCTAA
- the nusG gene encoding transcription termination/antitermination protein NusG, with amino-acid sequence MAKQWYVVHTMSGFEEKVKASIEERVKTKGLEDKISRILIPTEKIIEVKGKKKKEQEKKFYPGYILVEMELNDDTWHLISTTQRVTGFVGGKKPAPIPQEEVEMILQQLEKGRAPQIKAHFEKGETVRITDGPFTNFTGYIDEVDSEHERVKVMVSIFGRQTPVELAFSQVEKV; translated from the coding sequence ATGGCAAAACAATGGTATGTTGTGCATACGATGTCAGGTTTTGAAGAAAAAGTAAAGGCTTCAATTGAAGAAAGAGTTAAGACAAAAGGACTTGAAGATAAAATTTCAAGAATTTTGATTCCAACTGAAAAGATAATTGAAGTCAAAGGTAAAAAGAAAAAAGAACAAGAAAAGAAATTTTATCCTGGATATATTCTTGTAGAAATGGAACTTAATGACGATACATGGCATTTAATAAGCACGACTCAACGGGTGACAGGGTTTGTTGGCGGTAAAAAACCTGCACCTATCCCTCAAGAAGAGGTTGAGATGATTCTTCAGCAACTGGAAAAAGGCAGAGCTCCTCAAATAAAAGCTCATTTTGAAAAAGGAGAGACTGTTAGAATTACTGATGGTCCATTTACTAATTTTACAGGATATATTGATGAAGTAGACTCTGAACATGAAAGAGTTAAAGTTATGGTAAGTATCTTTGGCAGACAAACGCCTGTAGAACTGGCTTTTTCACAGGTTGAAAAGGTTTAA
- the rplK gene encoding 50S ribosomal protein L11 — translation MAKKEVTAQVKLVIPAGKANPAPPVGPALGPHGINIMEFCKQFNAQTQNMGDTLIPVVLTIYKDRSFTFILKTPPASELIKKAAGIIKGSGATGKEKVGSLTMKQVEEIAKTKLPDLNTKSLEAAMKMIIGTAKSMGVEIRG, via the coding sequence ATGGCAAAAAAAGAAGTAACAGCACAAGTAAAACTTGTTATACCAGCAGGTAAAGCAAATCCTGCACCACCTGTAGGTCCTGCACTTGGTCCGCACGGCATTAATATTATGGAATTTTGTAAGCAATTTAATGCTCAGACACAAAATATGGGAGATACTCTTATCCCTGTTGTATTAACTATCTATAAGGATAGGTCATTCACTTTTATACTTAAAACTCCTCCAGCATCTGAACTTATTAAAAAAGCTGCTGGAATAATAAAAGGTTCTGGTGCAACAGGCAAGGAAAAAGTAGGTTCTCTTACAATGAAGCAGGTAGAAGAGATAGCAAAAACAAAATTGCCTGATTTAAATACAAAATCGCTGGAAGCTGCTATGAAAATGATAATTGGTACAGCAAAAAGCATGGGTGTGGAGATAAGGGGGTAA
- the rplA gene encoding 50S ribosomal protein L1, which translates to MGKKLVAVKEKIDLQKEYTFDEAIDILKENSFTKFDETVEMSINLGIDPRKSDQVVRNTVVLPHGTGKEVRVLVFAKGEKEKEAREAGADYVGAEDLIEKIQQGWLEFDRAIATPDMMGQVGKLGKILGPRGLMPNPKLGTVTFDIGKAVKEAKAGKIEYRNDKGGVVHVPIGKLSFDREKLIENAIAVLKSVIKAKPPTSKGKYIKKVSISSTMGPGLKIDISKLKF; encoded by the coding sequence ATGGGAAAGAAATTGGTTGCAGTAAAAGAAAAAATTGATCTTCAAAAAGAATACACCTTTGATGAAGCGATAGATATTTTAAAAGAAAATAGTTTCACAAAGTTTGATGAAACAGTGGAAATGTCAATAAATTTAGGAATTGATCCCAGAAAATCTGATCAAGTTGTGAGAAACACCGTTGTTCTTCCTCATGGAACAGGTAAGGAAGTGAGAGTTTTAGTTTTTGCTAAGGGGGAAAAAGAAAAGGAGGCAAGAGAGGCAGGAGCTGACTATGTTGGAGCTGAAGATTTGATTGAGAAAATTCAGCAAGGTTGGCTTGAATTTGATAGAGCCATTGCAACGCCTGACATGATGGGACAAGTTGGTAAGCTTGGTAAAATCCTCGGACCGAGAGGGTTAATGCCTAATCCTAAGCTTGGTACAGTGACTTTTGACATAGGTAAAGCAGTTAAAGAAGCAAAAGCAGGTAAAATTGAATATAGAAACGATAAAGGTGGAGTTGTTCATGTTCCAATAGGCAAACTTTCTTTTGACAGAGAAAAGCTCATTGAAAATGCTATAGCAGTTCTTAAATCAGTTATAAAGGCAAAACCACCGACATCAAAAGGAAAATATATTAAGAAAGTATCTATATCTTCTACAATGGGACCTGGTTTGAAAATAGATATATCAAAGCTGAAATTTTAA
- the rpmG gene encoding 50S ribosomal protein L33: MRDIILLQCTECKSKNYSTTKNKKTTPDKLQLKKYCRHCRRHTLHKETKA; the protein is encoded by the coding sequence ATGAGAGATATAATACTGCTTCAGTGTACTGAGTGTAAAAGTAAGAATTATTCAACAACCAAGAATAAGAAAACTACGCCTGATAAATTGCAGTTAAAAAAATATTGCAGGCACTGTAGAAGACATACATTACATAAAGAAACAAAAGCATAA
- a CDS encoding TIGR00153 family protein, which yields MLNKIISGGKLEKKVIENIKIHLKILCSATECFKNAITTGNKESTFCVADLEREADSIRRQIISTIHEGAFLPFIRPNICRFVEMVDEAFDILEDAAFEFRYLNNEIYKLIENECAKIAKINSEICELLSIAFDSLLTKGDLKEKNLAIRIYEKQVDDLKFDITEKLRKIDIKNFWDGKIITDFVYYLTNLSDLIEDASDYLYIIEVSLK from the coding sequence ATGCTGAATAAAATTATTTCTGGTGGAAAATTAGAAAAAAAAGTAATAGAAAATATAAAGATTCATTTAAAAATTTTATGTTCAGCAACTGAATGCTTTAAAAATGCTATAACAACTGGTAACAAAGAATCAACATTCTGTGTGGCAGACCTTGAAAGAGAAGCAGATTCTATCAGAAGACAAATAATATCTACAATACATGAAGGAGCTTTTTTACCATTCATAAGGCCAAATATTTGCAGATTTGTAGAGATGGTAGACGAAGCCTTTGATATTCTTGAAGATGCCGCATTTGAATTCAGATATCTTAATAACGAAATCTATAAACTTATTGAAAATGAATGTGCAAAAATAGCAAAGATTAACTCAGAAATATGTGAACTTCTTTCAATAGCTTTTGATAGTCTGCTAACTAAAGGAGACCTTAAAGAAAAAAATCTTGCCATAAGAATATATGAAAAGCAGGTAGATGATCTTAAGTTTGATATTACAGAAAAATTAAGGAAAATAGATATAAAAAACTTCTGGGATGGTAAGATTATAACTGATTTTGTGTATTATCTAACAAACCTGAGTGATTTAATAGAGGATGCAAGCGATTATCTTTATATTATTGAAGTAAGCCTTAAATAA
- the rplL gene encoding 50S ribosomal protein L7/L12 yields MAITKEEVFQFFDNLTILELSQFIKEFEERYGVTAAAPVAVAAAPGAPAAQAAPAAEEKTSFDVILKAAGDKKIQVIKVVRELTGLGLKEAKDLVDGAPKPVKTGVSKEEADTIKSKLEAEGATVEIQ; encoded by the coding sequence ATGGCAATTACAAAAGAAGAGGTTTTTCAGTTTTTTGATAATCTTACAATCTTAGAACTGAGTCAATTTATTAAAGAATTTGAAGAAAGATATGGTGTAACAGCAGCCGCTCCTGTAGCAGTTGCAGCAGCACCAGGAGCACCAGCAGCTCAGGCAGCACCAGCAGCAGAAGAGAAAACAAGTTTTGATGTAATCTTAAAGGCAGCAGGAGATAAGAAGATTCAGGTCATTAAAGTAGTAAGAGAACTCACAGGACTTGGACTTAAAGAGGCTAAAGACTTAGTTGATGGTGCGCCAAAACCAGTGAAGACAGGCGTGTCTAAAGAGGAAGCTGATACAATTAAGTCAAAACTTGAAGCAGAAGGTGCTACAGTAGAAATACAGTAA
- the tuf gene encoding elongation factor Tu, with translation MGKAKFERKKPHVNVGTIGHIDHGKTTLTAAITKYLELKGMAQYRSYDQIDNAPEEKARGITINTAHVEYETDKRHYAHVDCPGHADYIKNMITGAAQMDGSILVVAANDGPMPQTREHILLARQVGVPYIVVFMNKTDMVDDPELLDLVELEVRELLSKYGFPGDEIPIIKGSALKALESSSKDPNAEEYKPIQELLDALDSYIPEPERPIDKPFLMPIEDVFTISGRGTVVTGRVERGIIKVGDEVEIVGLRETRKTVATGVEMFRKILDEGRAGDNIGVLLRGIGKDEVERGMVLAKPGSITPHTKFKAEVYVLTKEEGGRHTPFFNGYRPQFYFRTTDVTGVIKLPDGVEMVMPGDNVNLSVELIAPIAMEEGLRFAIREGGRTVGAGVVTEVLE, from the coding sequence ATGGGAAAGGCAAAATTTGAGAGGAAGAAGCCGCATGTAAATGTAGGGACGATAGGGCATATTGATCATGGCAAGACCACGCTTACAGCAGCGATAACGAAGTATTTGGAATTGAAGGGTATGGCGCAGTATAGGAGTTATGATCAGATAGACAATGCACCTGAGGAGAAGGCGAGGGGGATAACGATAAACACAGCGCATGTAGAGTATGAGACAGACAAGAGGCATTATGCGCATGTAGACTGTCCTGGTCATGCAGACTATATAAAGAACATGATAACAGGAGCAGCGCAAATGGATGGTTCAATATTAGTAGTAGCAGCGAATGATGGACCCATGCCACAGACAAGAGAGCACATACTGCTTGCGAGGCAGGTAGGAGTGCCATACATAGTAGTATTTATGAACAAGACAGACATGGTAGATGATCCAGAGTTATTGGACTTAGTAGAGCTTGAAGTAAGGGAATTATTGAGCAAGTATGGATTTCCAGGTGATGAGATACCAATCATAAAGGGGTCAGCATTGAAAGCATTAGAAAGTAGCAGCAAAGACCCCAATGCAGAAGAGTATAAGCCGATACAGGAATTATTGGATGCATTAGACAGCTACATACCAGAGCCTGAAAGGCCAATAGACAAGCCATTTTTAATGCCTATAGAAGATGTATTTACAATATCAGGTAGAGGAACAGTAGTAACAGGGAGAGTAGAAAGAGGAATAATCAAAGTAGGAGACGAAGTAGAGATAGTGGGATTAAGGGAGACCCGTAAGACAGTAGCGACAGGAGTAGAGATGTTTCGTAAGATACTGGATGAAGGAAGAGCAGGAGACAACATAGGAGTGTTATTAAGGGGAATAGGCAAAGATGAAGTAGAGAGAGGGATGGTATTAGCAAAGCCTGGGAGCATAACCCCGCATACGAAGTTTAAGGCAGAAGTATACGTATTGACAAAGGAAGAGGGAGGAAGGCATACACCATTTTTCAATGGATACAGGCCACAGTTTTATTTTAGGACAACGGATGTGACAGGAGTGATAAAGTTACCAGATGGAGTAGAGATGGTAATGCCAGGTGACAATGTGAATTTAAGTGTAGAGTTGATAGCACCGATAGCGATGGAAGAGGGATTAAGATTTGCGATAAGAGAAGGTGGAAGAACAGTAGGTGCAGGTGTTGTTACAGAGGTGCTGGAGTAA
- a CDS encoding hydrogenase maturation protease gives MRSVIIGIGNPNFKDDGVGLKIVEYFEGVVDTVTLLNIGFNLIDSLLGYDKAVIVDGVKTGKEPGSIIEFNAEFWGDVYASGTHNFSIFEIIRIGYSVFPEEMPKEIKIIGVEVEDVETLSRQCSPSVEDAIPKAVSKIKEYLGIN, from the coding sequence ATGAGAAGCGTAATTATTGGTATCGGAAATCCTAATTTTAAAGATGATGGAGTTGGTTTAAAAATAGTTGAATATTTTGAAGGAGTAGTGGATACTGTCACGCTTTTAAATATTGGTTTTAATCTTATAGATTCATTATTAGGATATGATAAAGCAGTAATTGTAGATGGAGTAAAAACAGGGAAAGAGCCTGGAAGCATTATTGAATTTAATGCTGAGTTTTGGGGAGATGTTTATGCCAGCGGGACTCATAATTTTTCCATATTTGAAATAATAAGAATCGGATACTCAGTGTTTCCTGAGGAAATGCCTAAGGAGATTAAAATCATCGGCGTAGAAGTAGAAGATGTGGAAACATTAAGCAGACAGTGTAGCCCTTCTGTTGAGGACGCAATTCCAAAGGCTGTGTCAAAAATAAAGGAATACTTAGGAATAAATTAA